The nucleotide window TAAAGATGGATTTAGTTATAATGGATTTACAGGTTATAATGGATTTAGATGGATTTAGAGGTTTTGGATGTAGTTGTGAACAAGCCTTTGaaagataatctaaaaaaaattacaattcttgAATGTGAACCAATAATCATCAGTTAACTCCCgatggaagaataaaaaaaaagcatttcatgAGCTTATTATGTGAGTGGATTACTGTCATGGAATTTGATAATACCAGATGGCATtagacaagaatttaaaaaatgtagcatTAGTGAAATTTAACTAGATGGAACTAAAGAATGGCAATAAGCTCTTGATGAGGAGTTTCCAACGAATCCCCCCAGTAAAACATAAGACAATACttcaaatatgatttaaatataggtaatataatatacatatataaatatatgtggtAATAGTCCAGTTGTATAAATGCATTTTGCAGAGATCATGAtctgtttaatgtaacatttcattctagTGCAGAATAGTTCTATTTTGTAGTCTTAAGTCTAATGTAGCTTATGGTGTTTATTGATAgttcaattgtataattttgacaaatgtgtcatttattcatcggtctaatgtgacttgtattttcgatattcaaaaaatgtctaatgtgacaaattaaaatttaaggattCAAGAAGattatgttttagttcatttcatCCGAATACAGTCCATAGTAGCTCTAAAAACTTAACAGTATGTTATGATGATATCATCAGAACATTTCATCGGGACAGGTACGATCAGCTCCTCTTCAATCCAGGTTCGACATGAGTCCCGGTCTGTCCTGACAACTCTGCAAAGAAAATGTAATCCGTTCAAAAATAATAGTCATTATTATaaccacttttatttaaaaatgtcggGTCTGTTTGACTCGTGCATCAGCGTAAAGCTACAATGTACAACGAtaagaatttcattttctaaagtTGAAATCTATTCGCAAATCTTGAAAcagtacattaaaaaagtattaaacgtGAAAATGTTTGTAAGTATTCGAACAGTTTAAATCGAGCAGAACAAGTgtcaccacacatctcaggaatggtcgaactgagaatgtacgagactacacttcatttacactcacacatatcatcctcattcatcctctgaagtattatctgaacggtagttaccggaggctaaacaggaaagaaagaagaacaAGTGTCACCGATTTTAATCTTAAAGGTATATCGGTAGAAAATTCGACTTACGCTATGCAAAATTGCATTTATGATCTTATTCGCAAGGTTTGACATAGAAATGTGAGAAATTACTCAAATTTAATGTGCAAGTTTCAGCTACGTGCACCCTATTATCAGTGATTAActgaattatcataaaaaatgtttaaagaggGTTACGAGTGAGATAGATTAATCATTTTGATCTGGAAGACAAACGTCAGATTATGAAATGGAAACAACCGAGTTCGCCCGCCACGAAAAAATTCGAAACCTGTCAGGTGGTTAAGTGTTGCTAACGGTATTTTGGGCCTACTAAGCCCCAATTTATTACGGTTTTGTAGAAGAAAAACGTACTACCAACAGTTAATACAATTATGAGATGCTAAAAAATAAGGTGAAATCTGCAGTAAGGAGGAAGCTCACAGAAAGATGGAATAACTTAAATGTAAGTGGCGATTTAACTGAGAGTACCAATAGTTTcagtcattgaataaataataatttttatacattcacAAGTCTCACTAATTATTACTGAAGACTAAGACTACCGTACAcgtatgtttttatcttttacactTACTGCTAGTAGAGcgtaatttagttaatatttataaaacgtttaatgTACCACATCAAGCTTTAATATGACGTTAAATATTTTGTAGCGGAAGTTTAACAAGCAGTACGGAAGTGAAACTGAAGAATTAGatagaatgaaaatatttcacaaaaatctaaaatatatagcAGAACAAAATCTATGTTTCGTTAATGGAGAAATTTCATATTCATCAGGAATAAATATGTATTGTGATTTGGTAAGTGAACtttaaattcaataacattattaaaaaatgaatttttgggtATATTTACGTTTTTACATCAgcttataaatacttttatttgtagtaaatttagttataacattgtatttaattattggattaaatacataatccttttatttaaaatcaaactggtttttaatttgtttaaaaaactatataatattttcttcaaaattacaaattaaaacttaaattacttCCTAAGAAGTTGTGGTagatcatttaaaatgtaattaaacattcctttttataaggaagttaattaataattttattttcaaatcttcaaatattatattaagttctCTAAATATTAAACAGCAAGGATctactattttatatatctacCATGTTATATAGTAACAAGTATTACAGTCTTTGTTATCTGTAATAGATATAATgctaatttaagattttaaatttaaatctattataatataaaacttaatgttcaaattaattgagaattataatattgatattttaaaaatagcattataACGTTTTTGTAGactaatgaagaattaaaaagcaGATTGAATGGATTCCGTATGATTCCTGAAGTAATCCGTGCAAACTCATCAGAATTACCATTTCTCACTGATGAACCAGATTCAGTAGACTGGAGAAAAAAAGGAGCTGTCACCCCAATAAAAAATCAAGGACTATGTTCGTCATGTTGGGCGTTCAGTGCAGTGAGTTAACGATATAGTTTTTAAGTAGCTTTATCaggtacatttatatatttattaaatacgagGGTTactttttttcaaggtccgatcggtcgtgaaataaaaccccgcgcaaaaatcggatgaacctttgcgcatatgtgttgggcagcgtctctagtatggccttcaatcacgcctcGTCAATTCGTTTAGTTctttgatttcttcaggctgaggggtgtaatgcagctgaaattcatcgacgaataagtaatgtctacggtgaaacttcaatgagtgacagcaaagtgcgacaatggtgcaggacaTGCAGATGTTCATGGTGCAGGCGGTAaaggaaggaagcgagtgtcaaccgatgatctcgttgagcgagtggatgaggcaattcgagaaaatcgtcggttcacaatttctgtattgagtgatttgtttcctgaaatttctagGTCAGCTCTccacaccattgtgagtgagagacttcagtaccgcaaaccgtatgcgagatgggttcccaagatgctgtccgaccatcacaaaacaataagAATGGACGCCTTcataacgtttctccagcgctaccacaatgaaggagaagattttttgaacaaaactgtcacaagggacgagacatgggtccatttcgaaattgaagaaacaaaagaacaatccaaacattgGATGCATtgtcattctcccagtaaaccaaagaagttcaagcgaaccttctccaacagaaagtgtattgctactgtgttctgggaccggaatggagttctcttggtggaattcatggaacgtggcacgaccatcactgcagcctcatactgcgtgactgttcaacgtctacgaagggcaattcagaataagcggagaggaatgttgtcatcaggcattgtctttctccacatgacaatgctcggccacacattgcagctgtaacaaagaaactcctgcagcgttttcgttgggaagcgtttgatcacccaccacacAGGCCGGACTcggctccatccgatttttacctctttgctcacatgaaacgctggctaggaggacaacattttggcacagacatcgagctgcagaccagcgtagaaacatggctgaaaacacaggcggctccgttctatgacgagggtattggaaagttggtaccacgctacgacaaatatctaaatcggagtggcgactatgtagagaaatagcgtaactatgtaagtacttgtaacaaataaaaaatgttttattttcactgtagttttaatttcgtgaccgatcggaccttgaaaaaaaaataactttcgtATAAGTTATATCGATAAGTTAtagaaaattgttcattttaattttaactttacagaTGTTCCTTACAACAATCAAAGTGGTCAGTATTTATCGGATGTCCTTTTTTTCGTTACATGTATAACAGAATAtcatatctaaaaataatgaatacaataaTTCACAAAACCTGAGACTTCTGCATTTGTATGAATATATAACATTTCGAATCGTGAATCGATTTACTAATACCAGATGATGTGAATATATTGTATGTTATCTAACCTATAAAAGTTTTTCAACTCTACATGCTAATAAAAGATGTCCAATTACTCACtcttacataaataaagaaaaataacgtcGTAGACTAGCACAACAAATGTTATTTACGatgtagaaaacattaaaatatgtaaaacagtaaattttaaatttagggtgcaaaatatatttttgcaaatacaataaaaaaaaacatcttaccGTGTAAGATTtgaacaaatagtttttttcttatcatGTTCAGGGATAAGAAAAAAGAGACTGAATATAttgaaacataatttatcatagatttaaatattctacatctgaacaataaatttttcttagttGTTACCGGGATCACACATCACACTATCACGATTTTATAGGTGTTTTTGTCAAAGACCATGGAACAAatgtagaattatatttattcaattggATAAAGATAATTCTACATTTATCCCACTTACTTAAGTTCAAATGTTGTTTACTTTGtgtgaattttttcaaatttttcagacCGGTACACTGGAaggatatcattttattaaaactggtaaACTGGTTTCATTAAGTGAACAGCAGTTAGTTGATTGCGACATTGATGATCTTGGTTGCTTTGGAGGTAATCCTTATACTGCACTAATGTATGTTAGTAAGAATAAAGGAATTAATAACGAAAGTTCATATCCTTATATAAGAGAGGTATATAATGaacctgtttattttaattttacttatttctataAGTGTCATctctttcatttgtttttaatgattacatgatttgttgtaaaattaagtatttttattcttttgtatgtGTTGGCCAACACTTATTTGATTGAATAAATGTTGACATATATCCATACGTAAtcatatttagtatttttgacatgttatatatttaaaatagaaaagaaaaattaaggaatattACAAGGATTCAGGATCAATTTCAATGGATTCACAATCAGAATCGGATTCAActgaaatagaaatattaaatactgtatttgtTCGAATATCGGTCGAACGAATATATAGGTCAAAccgcatttataaatttaatttcagggAAAATAGTTAGTAGAGTTTttccatgaaataaaattttactaccgtaaaaaattaatttcgaaatttattatacttaattacatAATACTATACGAAgattttattgtactattatacttgtgttttattatactgttttataatataattcataattgcTTAAATGTTATATCTAAATagtatcataataaataaaaaaattaaaatgtgtacaagaatattacaagaaattttaaaaaaaattatgattacaatttttaaacttttatttaaattctttttctatatttttgtaaagacgaaattgcattaaaaattcaatacttaACAAAAATTCACTCACAACACATGAATTGACTAATGATATGATTAGTGAGCATCACAGCTAtctaaaataaaacgttttttttcattatgtaattcTTCCTCCTACAGAATATAATCTTCAGTTCTACTTAATGTATtgctcatataattttttaaatcgttatctAATTCTATCTGGTGTTATCCAGTTACATTACTTAATATTCCACTCTCAAAATAAGCTCTagggaagtttttttttattcttcctgtaGTTGGTAGCTGATGAGTGTTGTTTCGcatccaaaaattataatttttttttattattttttaaaaaaattttcacaagtaTATCCAAAACCTGTAAATGTAAATTCATACCActagatattaaaagtaaatctgTATTTAGCATTTTGCATCTGATCTTATATTTTCGGTCAAATGATATCCGAAATGGATCAAATATTAACATGGATCGCGTTTAAACTTAAGTTTCTGGAACAGACTGATTTAAGCCAATCTTTGACCAAACATCCATATATCCAAGCTTTTTCATTAACtcgtaaaataaagtttttggtaGTGTTTCTTTTGGCAACATTTTTCTCTTTAGAATAACAGATGACGAAAATTTTGATCCATTTGCATAGCAAATTTCCATACACAGCATAGCATTTACCCGTACTTTCGTTTTTTCATTTCCACTTGTTTTAATTAACATACGTTTTCCACCTCTTGGGTTAACTGTGTGTTAGTAGGCGTATAAAAATCGGGAGTTTATCAGCGTTAATAATTCTATCCAGTggaaaattgtgtttttcttaaattaataacgCGTTTCTGGAAATAAACATGATTCTCCTAATAAATCCACTAATTATAATTGACCTAATGTTGAACGACGTGTTAACGTTAGCCCATTTCTTTTCTTCATGGGCGTATACCAACCtaaacttcttttaaattttcctatTCCTTTTTCTTTAGCAATTTCAAGGACTTTAATCATGATTGCGTCTCTTATAATTCAAACATCATtgcttttatattctttaatgaatttttaaacaaaataatctatttcttGAAAACGGCCTACCGGTGGTTCTCTAAAAGATTTCAGGAAACATAATGTCCCCGGAAATAGTAACGTTAAATATCGTATTTGTTCGAATATCGGTCGACCGAAAATATATAGTCTTTCTCCTTCCTCCAACAACCTACATTTATTCGTTCGACACTACCGGGTTTTGGTAACTTTTCTCCTTCAgttactacttttaatttaaatttcgagataaatttcatgaaaaccgTTTTACCCTTTAACTCATTTCTGGggtaaaagttttacaataaataattctctaAAAACGGGATGATACCTTCAAGCCAAATATCCTTTAACTGAGAGctgaaaacaaaaaccaaaatggaaaaattgaaatagaaaaattcaaaacatcctctgtttaatatctttattaaaataaggaatgtttaattacatgtatttactaacaataaaaataataataataatacttgaagGTAGTTAAACGGTTATAAATTTCCCATCATGAATGTAGAATTGAAACTCCGAAATAACTTAAAAGCCTGATTTAATCAGTATGTAAATCGGCCGCGCATAAAGAAAAAATCCCCAATTTAAGAGAGAAAATGTAGAGGAAAACCTCGAACTGTTGTGAGtaggagaattaaataaattatatttaaagtggaaaaaaatGTAAGCATAGTCTGGCTGTCTCGGTCGCCCGAAAAATCTGTAGAACGGAGCGTAAGCCAACGCGGCTACACCGCTTCTCGGACCATCTATGCGaaatttgttctttaattaaatagttagTCCTTTACAACACTGCACCCATCATGTTTAAACAGACCAACGCCCGGTGAACGAGCAACGACTAAATCCTAACCATGAATCGCCACCTCCCGATGCAGTGAGCACAGCGATCAGTATCATCTTCGAGATACgtctttattttacttatacacacacacacacacacacacacacacacacagagagagagagagagagagagagagagattaaatttCCTCTCCAGATTACCATTATCAATACCAGCCCACTCATGTT belongs to Lycorma delicatula isolate Av1 chromosome 1, ASM4794821v1, whole genome shotgun sequence and includes:
- the LOC142318157 gene encoding digestive cysteine proteinase 1-like isoform X2; protein product: MKGIQYCILLLLSIICWAACIPTTDEWDKFKRKFNKQYGSETEELDRMKIFHKNLKYIAEQNLCFVNGEISYSSGINMYCDLTNEELKSRLNGFRMIPEVIRANSSELPFLTDEPDSVDWRKKGAVTPIKNQGLCSSCWAFSATGTLEGYHFIKTGKLVSLSEQQLVDCDIDDLGCFGGNPYTALMYVSKNKGINNESSYPYIRERRDCQFNSKEEVVTCNGVRALPMFNETALKHAVATIGPVSVAISVSDSFRNYRSGKKALIADAICLARRRCKDSRLKYKGCCSYN
- the LOC142318157 gene encoding cathepsin L-like peptidase isoform X1 — translated: MKGIQYCILLLLSIICWAACIPTTDEWDKFKRKFNKQYGSETEELDRMKIFHKNLKYIAEQNLCFVNGEISYSSGINMYCDLTNEELKSRLNGFRMIPEVIRANSSELPFLTDEPDSVDWRKKGAVTPIKNQGLCSSCWAFSATGTLEGYHFIKTGKLVSLSEQQLVDCDIDDLGCFGGNPYTALMYVSKNKGINNESSYPYIRERRDCQFNSKEEVVTCNGVRALPMFNETALKHAVATIGPVSVAISVSDSFRNYRSGVYDEPKCSHELNHGLLVVGYNTTTDGKDYWIVKNSWGTIWGDQGYVKIIRNKDMCGIADMAIYPI